DNA from Elusimicrobiaceae bacterium:
GGTTATTTCGTCCTGGCTCATAAACTTCAGCAACAGATTAACCAGTTTGGCAATGATACGACTTTGCTTTTCATTAATTTCAGAGAGATCAAGCGTAAGGTTCTCCAACGATTTCCTCATACTCATCTGCCGTAATCCACCCTTTAATAACAGCATTTCTTACCATAGTTTTGTTCCAGAGGCCGCTGTCGTAGTATTTTTTAACTTTTTCAAATTTACTCATTTTCCGTTACCTCCATTTCTTCCGTAGGAATATCGATATCGCTCATCATTGCCAGGTAATCGATATCGGCCTGTTGTTTAGCTACCTGGGCCTCAAAGTTTTCCCGTTTACGTACGTCTGCTACAGATTCGGTATTACGTTTAAAAATCATAATCATTACCTCCATAAATTTTTAAAATAAGAATCCATTCTCTGTATCAATTTATTTGAGTTACCTACGCTGGCGTGAGCTTTCCAAGCGTTATAACACTCATAAACTTTTGCTTTTGTTAACGTACCTTTTCGGGCCTTATTAACCAGCCTTTTTAGCTTTCGCTTTTCGGCTTTTACGTTTTGTCCGTCTATCGATAAAACGACTTTTCCGGTTTCTGTGAGCCGGAACGTAAAGCCTAAAAATAAAAAGCCTCTACAGAGAGGATAGATTTTTGTTTTATTAATATTGATTTCAAATCCTAAATTATTGAGCTGTTTCCCGATAATCTCAAGCCAGTTTTTCAACGTGTTTTTATCGTTATGGATAATGATAGTATCGTCCATATACCGGAGGTAATATTTTATGTGCAGCTGTTCTTTACAGAAATGATCCACATCATCCAAAACACCGATACCGGCGATTTGTACCATTTGGGAACCGGGATTATATCCTACTGTTCCGGAATACTGGGTATCTAATATTTTGGCAGCCATACCGTAAATATCGTCGGGAACCATTTTCGCAAACTTGTTTTTAACAACGTCGTGACGCATACTCGGGTAATAGCCTTTAATATCAATGTGTAAGACGTAACCCTCCGGGCCGTAATTACAAAAGTAATTCCATAAGAATTTTTTAATCCTGCCCCTGGCAAAATCAGTACCTTTTCCCTTTTGACAGGCTGCGTTATCATAGATAAACGCATTTGTTATCATGGGATACAGAGCATTATCATTTAAAGACCTTTGATATACTCTGTCTCTAAAGCTGATACACAAACCGTCTCGAGGCTTCGGGTGAGTGATCTTTATAGGTTTAGGAGCCAGGCTTTTATAAGTTCCGGCCTCCAGCTCATCACATAACTGATTTGTTCGCTCTATCTGGTTCAAGATAAAACTGGATACTGACGGTTTCCAAATAACTCCTTTTTTACATTTTAGTCCTGAATTATAAAGATTATCGTAATCAATAACAAAAGATTTATTCATAAAGTTTCCTCATTGTGATAGCAGATCAGGCGTGTTTTTGACACGTCCTCCACATCAACAAGGTATTGTTTATCCATAAGGAAAAGATATAGGCTCCTTGTATATAGATAGCTGGATAGCACCTGTTTTATAAACAAGCCATAAGTATCCGAACATATACAATCGGGAGCGAAGCGATTGGCGTTGCTTGCGTTGTTGTTGTTGGCGTTGCCGGACGTATTGACATTCCATGTATTGTTAGCGTTGCCACGGTTAGCGCTGCGGAGCCGGACGTTCTGCGAATAGCCTATATCTTAATAAATTAAGCGTTAAACCGCTTAATATCGCTTTCCTGCCAGGCTCTGGTTAAATTGCGTACTTTGATAACGTTCTTTCCCCAGAACCTCACCCGTTTACCGGATAAATGAAAAATAGGTTTAGCGATCTGAATCAGGGCCAGCAAATTATTACAATTTCGAGCTGCTTCGTCCTGTAACCGTTTTCTTTCTTTTCGGTTATCGGTAAAATTCTCAGTTCCCGGTTTCATTAAAATGTTATTTGCCGTCCATAAATTAACAAAAATATCTATAGCTGTATTTGTTATTTTTTCTGTAAGCAAATGCTGAAAATCCGGAGTAAATACTTTGGGATTTTTGCAAATACGCAACGTATAAGCAGCCAGGCTCTGGGCGTCCAGTAATACCTGTAATTTGTTTTCCGCTCGTTTGCTTTCTGGTACAGACATTTGTTATTTGCCCTCCGTTTTAAGGGAGCCATGCGTGGCTGGCTCCCATTAATGATTTATCCGATTAACAAATAACACAAGCGGGAGCGAAGCGATTGGCGTTGCTAGCGTAGCTGCGGTAGGCGTAGCCGGACGTATAGACACCCCATGTATCGCTAGCGTTGCCACGGTAAGCGCTGCGGAGCCGGACGGACTGCGCTGAAACGTGGTTTTCTACGGCATAGGTAATCATATTCGGGAACGCTACGCCAACCGGTAATGAATTGGGGGACTCGCTGGCCCGTCTCCAGTAATCCCAGGTTTCACCCTCGCCGGCCAGCTGAGGAGCAAAGTGTTCCTCCTCCAGAGACGGTACAAAGAATTTATCAAAGGTTTCATCAAATCCGAGGTTCTTTTCTGCGTCAACCACAGTATTAAGAGCAGTTTTAACTTTTACTTTACCCAGGATATTCAGGAACTCGCTTTCAAAACCGGTTAACCAGCCGGCTTTATTAATCTGATCCGGCACGATATCAAATTCGGTTTGAGGAGTCCACCAGGCGTTAGCTGCAGCAGCGCTGTTTAAGAACCGGCGTAAAGCGCTGTCTTTCCAGCGGTTATTACCGTAAGCCGT
Protein-coding regions in this window:
- a CDS encoding XkdX family protein, with translation MSKFEKVKKYYDSGLWNKTMVRNAVIKGWITADEYEEIVGEPYA